A single Chitinophagales bacterium DNA region contains:
- a CDS encoding YbaB/EbfC family nucleoid-associated protein produces MFDILSKFSEIKERAAKLKETVQEKSFTISDEKQLVTITTNGKKDITSLSLHDDFSKLSKSDQEIILKETLQKSLKESESFIISELKKVVPDIPGMNIFG; encoded by the coding sequence ATGTTTGACATTCTATCTAAATTCAGTGAAATCAAAGAAAGAGCTGCTAAGTTGAAAGAAACCGTACAAGAAAAATCTTTCACAATTTCTGATGAAAAACAATTAGTGACTATAACCACAAATGGTAAAAAAGATATTACTTCTCTTTCTCTACACGATGATTTTTCTAAATTATCTAAGTCTGACCAAGAAATTATTTTGAAAGAAACCCTTCAAAAGTCACTAAAAGAATCAGAATCCTTTATTATCAGTGAATTAAAAAAGGTTGTACCTGATATACCAGGAATGAATATTTTCGGTTAA
- the ybeY gene encoding rRNA maturation RNase YbeY → MLVFNFIKSKHKKQVLELINKRDLSRYVRKRCGNRTVNICYNFLSSKDQIKMNRDFKNHNYNTDILTFDVSNNDCELTGDVYISIKQVRKNAKRYQVSLKDEINRVLIHGFLHLSGFNDETKNEKKEMRKQEDKFLNYLKKRCSTWNMCDNHY, encoded by the coding sequence ATGTTAGTTTTTAATTTTATAAAGTCAAAACATAAAAAGCAAGTATTAGAACTGATAAATAAAAGAGATTTATCTAGATATGTAAGGAAACGTTGTGGAAATAGAACGGTAAATATATGTTATAATTTTCTTTCTAGTAAAGATCAAATAAAGATGAATAGGGATTTTAAAAATCATAATTACAATACTGATATATTAACATTCGATGTATCTAATAATGATTGTGAATTAACTGGAGATGTTTATATCTCTATAAAGCAAGTTAGGAAGAATGCAAAAAGATACCAAGTTTCTTTAAAAGACGAAATTAATAGGGTTTTAATTCATGGTTTTTTACACCTATCTGGATTTAATGACGAAACAAAAAATGAAAAGAAAGAGATGAGAAAGCAAGAAGATAAATTTTTGAATTATTTAAAGAAAAGATGTTCCACGTGGAACATGTGCGATAATCATTATTAA
- the mnmG gene encoding tRNA uridine-5-carboxymethylaminomethyl(34) synthesis enzyme MnmG — protein sequence MFDKYDVIVVGAGHAGCEAAYAAATIGKKTLLVTMNMQVIGQMSCNPAMGGVAKGQIVKEIDALGGMSGIISDKSMIQFRMLNRSKGPAMWSPRTQNDRNLFASLWRYSLENTPNLDIYQEMVSGLIVKGDRVCGVKTQLGIEIESPSVVLTNGTFLNGLIHIGDKQFGGGRAAESRATGITEQLLSLGFESGRMKTGTPPRIDGRSLDYTKMEIQDGDPIIDGFSFMNIEKPKEQRCCWITYTNDKVHEALKEGFDRSPMFNGSIEGVGPRYCPSIEDKINRFEDKERHQIFVEPEGWNTNEIYVNGFSTSLPYDVQFKALRLVPGFENAKMYRPGYAIEYDYFPPMQLDNSLQTKLIKGLYFAGQINGTTGYEEAGGQGLIAGINATRFLDDREPLVLKRDESYIGVLIDDLVHKGTDEPYRMFTSRAEYRILLRGDSADQRLTPIGRELGLASQERIANYEKRKEEISKCISLFGEIKLNPDEVRPVLEKTNSTELKQQMPLGMILTRPELGIEDFMEIEKVKQAFEKFSASALESAVIEHKYQGYIAKEKDTAQKSLNLEGLIIPESFNYEKVNSLSTESRQKLSKIRPKTLGAAKRISGINPSDIAILMVHIGR from the coding sequence ATGTTTGATAAATATGATGTCATAGTAGTAGGTGCAGGGCATGCAGGTTGTGAAGCAGCTTATGCAGCAGCTACTATTGGTAAAAAGACCTTACTCGTCACAATGAATATGCAAGTCATCGGACAGATGTCTTGTAACCCTGCCATGGGTGGCGTAGCAAAAGGACAAATTGTAAAAGAAATAGATGCTCTAGGAGGTATGTCTGGAATCATTTCAGATAAATCTATGATTCAATTTCGTATGCTTAATAGAAGTAAGGGACCAGCAATGTGGAGTCCGAGAACTCAAAATGATAGAAATCTATTTGCTTCATTATGGCGGTATAGTTTAGAAAACACTCCTAATCTTGATATCTATCAGGAAATGGTTTCTGGACTTATTGTCAAAGGTGATAGAGTTTGTGGAGTCAAAACACAATTGGGTATTGAGATAGAATCTCCGTCCGTTGTTCTTACAAACGGAACTTTTTTAAATGGTTTAATTCATATAGGTGATAAACAATTTGGTGGTGGTAGAGCTGCTGAATCAAGAGCAACGGGAATTACTGAACAACTCCTTTCTTTAGGCTTTGAAAGTGGTAGAATGAAGACAGGAACCCCCCCGAGAATTGATGGAAGGAGTTTAGATTATACAAAAATGGAAATTCAGGATGGTGATCCTATTATAGACGGATTTTCTTTTATGAATATAGAAAAGCCTAAAGAGCAGCGATGTTGCTGGATAACCTACACCAATGATAAAGTCCACGAGGCTCTTAAAGAAGGATTTGATAGAAGTCCTATGTTCAATGGAAGTATCGAAGGAGTAGGGCCACGATATTGCCCAAGTATCGAAGATAAGATTAATCGCTTTGAGGACAAAGAAAGACACCAGATTTTTGTAGAGCCTGAAGGCTGGAATACAAATGAAATATATGTAAATGGATTCTCTACATCATTGCCTTATGATGTGCAGTTTAAAGCTTTACGTTTAGTACCAGGATTCGAAAATGCTAAAATGTATCGGCCGGGATATGCTATAGAGTATGACTATTTTCCTCCTATGCAGTTGGATAATTCTCTTCAGACGAAATTAATCAAGGGTCTTTATTTTGCAGGACAAATAAATGGAACGACGGGCTATGAGGAAGCAGGTGGTCAAGGACTCATTGCAGGAATAAACGCTACTAGATTTTTAGATGATAGAGAACCTCTTGTGCTTAAAAGAGATGAGAGTTATATAGGGGTATTAATCGATGACCTGGTTCATAAAGGTACGGATGAGCCTTATCGAATGTTTACCAGTAGAGCCGAGTATAGAATTTTATTAAGAGGTGACAGTGCGGATCAGCGCTTGACACCGATAGGGAGAGAGCTTGGATTGGCCAGCCAAGAGAGGATAGCAAATTATGAAAAACGCAAAGAGGAAATAAGTAAATGTATATCTTTATTCGGAGAGATCAAACTCAATCCAGATGAAGTTCGCCCAGTACTCGAAAAAACAAATTCCACGGAGCTCAAACAGCAAATGCCTCTAGGAATGATTCTCACTCGTCCTGAGCTGGGTATCGAAGATTTTATGGAGATAGAAAAGGTCAAACAAGCTTTTGAAAAGTTTTCTGCTTCGGCACTAGAATCAGCCGTCATCGAACATAAATATCAGGGTTATATAGCCAAGGAAAAAGACACCGCCCAGAAGTCGCTTAACCTTGAGGGGCTCATTATTCCAGAGAGTTTTAATTATGAAAAAGTGAATTCACTATCCACGGAGTCTCGTCAGAAATTATCTAAGATAAGACCTAAAACCCTAGGAGCCGCTAAGCGCATATCCGGAATTAATCCTAGTGATATCGCTATATTGATGGTGCATATTGGGAGATAG
- a CDS encoding endonuclease/exonuclease/phosphatase family protein gives MKQILDTPSPATLEDLKLLSDDLDLKIPPKVLDKNLLIATWNIRGFGDITEKERSAANDSPKRDFHSLLCIAEIIKRFDVIAIQEIKGNLKSLRDLMKVLGEHWAFIITDVNRGDAGNDERMGYIFDMRRVKMSGLACELVVPQEWMKIASEDALTEQFVRSPYGVSFKSNHQTFILVTLHILYGKASKDRIKELKGIAKWMADWAKNVNVFHQNLICLGDFNIEKRGDLLNDTFISEGLFIPKELQNETVTRSIFDETKYYDQIAWFNNAKKVPNLSMTYKTGGNYDFVGKALANRKLAKQALSFMMSDHYPLWVEFKL, from the coding sequence ATGAAACAGATTTTAGACACGCCATCCCCGGCGACACTAGAAGATTTAAAGCTTTTATCCGATGATTTAGATCTTAAAATTCCACCCAAAGTATTAGATAAAAATCTCCTTATTGCCACTTGGAACATTCGTGGTTTTGGAGATATCACTGAAAAGGAGCGCTCTGCTGCCAATGATAGCCCCAAAAGAGATTTTCATTCTTTGCTCTGCATTGCAGAAATCATCAAACGATTTGATGTGATAGCCATTCAAGAAATCAAAGGCAATCTGAAATCTCTTAGAGATTTGATGAAGGTTCTAGGTGAACATTGGGCGTTTATCATTACGGATGTCAATCGCGGCGATGCAGGCAATGATGAACGCATGGGTTATATTTTCGATATGCGTAGAGTGAAAATGTCTGGCTTGGCATGTGAACTGGTTGTGCCACAAGAATGGATGAAAATTGCCTCCGAAGATGCGCTGACAGAACAATTCGTGCGCTCACCCTATGGAGTAAGCTTTAAATCAAACCATCAAACATTCATATTGGTCACACTGCACATACTCTATGGCAAAGCTTCTAAAGATAGAATCAAGGAGCTGAAAGGCATAGCAAAATGGATGGCAGACTGGGCAAAAAATGTCAATGTCTTTCACCAAAATTTAATTTGTCTTGGCGATTTTAATATAGAAAAGAGAGGCGATTTATTAAATGATACTTTTATTTCGGAAGGTTTGTTTATCCCCAAAGAGCTACAAAACGAAACCGTCACACGCTCTATCTTTGATGAAACGAAGTATTATGATCAGATAGCTTGGTTTAATAATGCTAAAAAAGTTCCCAATCTATCTATGACTTATAAAACGGGAGGCAATTATGATTTTGTAGGCAAGGCCCTCGCCAATCGAAAATTAGCTAAACAAGCACTATCCTTTATGATGTCAGACCATTACCCGCTATGGGTGGAGTTTAAGTTGTGA
- a CDS encoding pseudouridine synthase yields the protein MSVSINKYIGSSGYCSRREADVLIDDGRVMINGRLAMKSDLVYDGDEVRVDGLHLKPKKKFTYIAFNKPIGITSTTDLKDKTNIIDFINHPNRIYPIGRLDKDSSGLILLTDDGDIVNHILREENYHEKEYLVYVRQTIQPDFARLMSAGTMYIDGVKVKPCKVKVLSKHSFKITLTQGLNRQIRKMCSKLGYTVYELQRVRIMHIALGNLKIGKWRNLSEVEVKGLMGKG from the coding sequence ATGTCGGTCAGCATCAATAAATATATAGGTTCGTCGGGATACTGCTCACGGAGAGAGGCCGATGTGCTGATCGACGATGGTCGGGTAATGATCAATGGTCGCTTGGCTATGAAATCTGACCTCGTTTATGACGGCGACGAGGTACGTGTGGATGGACTGCACCTTAAGCCAAAAAAGAAATTTACTTATATCGCTTTTAATAAACCTATCGGCATAACCAGCACCACCGATCTCAAGGACAAAACCAATATTATCGATTTTATCAATCACCCCAATCGTATATATCCGATAGGACGGCTAGACAAAGATAGCAGCGGACTTATCTTGCTCACCGACGATGGCGATATCGTAAATCATATCTTGCGGGAAGAAAACTATCACGAAAAAGAATATCTCGTCTATGTCCGGCAAACCATTCAGCCTGACTTCGCACGACTTATGAGTGCTGGCACCATGTATATCGATGGCGTCAAGGTCAAGCCCTGCAAGGTTAAAGTGCTATCCAAGCATAGCTTCAAAATAACCCTGACCCAAGGCCTCAACCGCCAAATCCGCAAAATGTGCTCCAAGCTAGGCTATACCGTTTATGAGCTCCAGCGTGTGCGCATTATGCACATAGCACTAGGAAACCTCAAGATAGGGAAATGGAGAAATCTGAGTGAAGTGGAGGTGAAGGGTTTGATGGGAAAGGGATAA
- a CDS encoding RNA-binding transcriptional accessory protein, which yields MESNYILHISKEISISERQVQQVSLLVDEGCTIPFIARYRKEATGNLDEVQIADVVEKIAYYTELDKRKIAILKSIDEQGKLTPELQSKIEGCMNATILEDIYLPYKPKRKTRATMAIEKGLEPLAKKIYEQENFDTVSEAEKFINEQVKDSNEALQGARDIIAEWITEDARARNIIRKHFADGAILSSKVVSTKKETEEAQKYRDYFKFDEPLAKCPSHRLLAIRRAEKEGILAMDISISPEIAEASLKHIFIKNQTPAADHVAEAIEDGYARLLKLQIETEFRLSSKQKADEEAINVFSENLRQLLLASPLGQKRVMAIDPGFRTGCKVVCLDKYGSFLKYETIFPHAPQNQWSEAKNMLMHLVDKYDIEAIGYGNGTASKETEALVRSIDFGKDVSIFMVNESGASIYSASEVAREEFPNEDVTVRGSISIGRRLLDPLSELVKIDPKSIGVGQYQHDVNQPKLKASLDAVVESCVNFVGVDVNSASKHLLSYVSGLTASTAKNIVEYRVSNGAFKTRQELKKVALLGTKAFEQCAGFLRIPKAANPLDNSSVHPESYHIVEKMAKDQGCSIAELIQNKEIREKIKPSAYISDTTGLFTLNDILKELEKPGRDPRSPIEEFRFADGISTIDDLREGMTLPGIVTNITKFGAFVNIGVKQDGMVHISQMSHNFISDPNEVVKLGQKVMVSVTEVDIARNRVSLSMKGENQKSNYQTSTKTNKTVQKKKDEPVDDFQAKLLALKNKLK from the coding sequence GTGGAGTCCAATTATATTTTACACATTTCAAAAGAAATATCCATTTCAGAGCGTCAAGTCCAGCAGGTATCATTATTGGTGGACGAAGGCTGCACCATTCCCTTTATCGCACGTTATCGAAAAGAAGCTACAGGCAATCTCGACGAGGTGCAAATAGCCGACGTCGTAGAAAAAATCGCCTATTATACCGAGCTAGACAAACGCAAAATCGCCATACTCAAAAGTATCGATGAACAAGGGAAACTAACCCCCGAGCTCCAATCCAAAATTGAAGGTTGCATGAACGCCACCATATTGGAGGATATTTATTTGCCTTATAAACCAAAGCGCAAAACACGAGCGACAATGGCTATCGAAAAAGGCCTCGAACCCTTGGCAAAAAAGATATATGAACAAGAGAATTTTGACACCGTATCGGAAGCAGAAAAATTTATTAACGAACAGGTAAAAGATAGCAACGAAGCACTCCAAGGCGCTAGAGACATAATAGCAGAATGGATAACCGAAGATGCGCGCGCCAGAAATATCATACGAAAGCATTTCGCAGATGGCGCTATTTTGAGTTCCAAAGTTGTTTCCACCAAAAAAGAAACGGAAGAAGCTCAGAAATACCGCGACTATTTCAAATTTGACGAACCGCTGGCGAAATGTCCATCACATAGATTGCTGGCTATTCGCCGAGCAGAAAAAGAAGGCATATTGGCTATGGATATTAGTATTTCCCCAGAAATAGCCGAAGCTAGCCTCAAGCATATTTTTATCAAAAACCAAACTCCTGCCGCCGATCATGTGGCTGAGGCTATAGAAGATGGTTATGCCAGATTATTAAAATTGCAAATCGAAACAGAATTTAGACTTTCAAGCAAGCAAAAAGCAGATGAAGAAGCCATCAATGTATTCTCCGAAAACCTTCGCCAGTTATTATTGGCGTCACCTCTAGGTCAGAAAAGAGTAATGGCGATAGACCCGGGATTCCGAACAGGATGCAAGGTTGTGTGTCTCGACAAGTATGGCAGTTTTCTCAAATATGAAACTATATTTCCCCATGCTCCCCAAAACCAATGGAGCGAAGCCAAAAACATGCTCATGCATCTGGTGGATAAATATGATATTGAAGCCATTGGTTATGGCAATGGCACTGCCAGCAAAGAAACAGAAGCCTTAGTTCGCAGTATCGATTTTGGTAAAGATGTTTCTATCTTTATGGTCAATGAAAGTGGCGCATCTATTTATTCGGCGAGCGAAGTAGCGCGCGAAGAATTTCCCAACGAAGATGTGACCGTCCGAGGTTCTATCAGTATAGGTCGTCGATTGCTGGATCCCTTGAGTGAGCTAGTAAAAATTGACCCTAAGAGTATCGGCGTAGGTCAGTATCAGCATGATGTCAATCAACCCAAACTCAAGGCTTCCCTAGATGCGGTAGTGGAGAGTTGTGTAAATTTTGTAGGCGTAGATGTCAATTCTGCTAGTAAACATCTCTTGTCTTATGTGTCAGGATTAACGGCCTCTACTGCCAAGAATATTGTCGAGTATCGAGTATCGAATGGTGCATTCAAAACCCGTCAGGAATTGAAAAAAGTGGCCTTGCTTGGAACTAAGGCTTTTGAACAATGTGCAGGATTTTTGAGAATACCGAAAGCGGCAAACCCTTTGGATAATAGTTCGGTACATCCAGAAAGCTACCATATCGTAGAAAAAATGGCTAAGGATCAAGGCTGTAGTATAGCAGAACTTATTCAAAATAAAGAAATAAGAGAGAAAATCAAACCTAGTGCCTATATTTCAGATACAACAGGACTATTTACCTTGAATGATATTTTAAAGGAACTCGAAAAACCAGGTCGCGACCCTCGTTCGCCTATTGAGGAGTTTCGATTTGCTGACGGAATTTCTACTATTGATGATTTGCGAGAAGGAATGACCCTGCCTGGGATAGTAACCAATATCACTAAATTTGGCGCGTTTGTCAATATTGGGGTTAAGCAAGATGGCATGGTGCACATCTCACAGATGAGCCACAATTTCATCTCGGATCCCAATGAGGTAGTCAAGCTGGGTCAAAAAGTGATGGTGTCGGTAACAGAAGTAGATATCGCTCGCAATCGTGTCTCTCTATCGATGAAAGGTGAAAACCAAAAATCGAATTATCAAACTTCAACTAAAACCAATAAGACTGTGCAGAAGAAAAAAGATGAGCCGGTAGATGATTTTCAGGCTAAACTATTAGCATTGAAAAACAAGTTGAAGTAA
- a CDS encoding Ig-like domain-containing protein yields the protein MKFTIKLFVFCFLLLIYSCATIVMPSGGPKDTTPPEIIKAFPENKSVNFSDNKIVLHFNEFVELNTPQTNISVSPYSIIKPKTNVIGKKVVLNFEEGLKQNTTYTIDFNNAIKDFNEGNLISNYRLTFSTGPRLDSGKLLVTVNDAKTGLSSDMTKVCLVKNKSDFFGKNYKYVANASNGLSDFYSLTQEPFYVYAFVDSNMNMTWEKTEAIGFLNEPHKAGTNHKIKLFQQNQKKTNFFVTPISTTEYDITASEDIFFPQLLDLENELIKLSPRHFKLIVKTSVSAQSLRIRHGLDKYETLELAANKPSKYIEKLSKIESRSTELVPADTVKIHFNALITKIDTTRIKLKSKALNNKSQFSIHKNKLLILGLDLGQEYQLIIDSQAIYSSARYNLPLTQTITTFPKEKYYKELTITLDPNLASNKKAKLFQIIDNEWIPIAKEAKLKLNNVYGDELKFDILIDMNNDGLWTTGDIEKDIQPEQLYRETIKLEPKKTDYLLKITSP from the coding sequence ATGAAATTTACAATTAAACTCTTTGTCTTTTGTTTTCTGCTCTTGATTTATTCTTGTGCTACCATTGTTATGCCAAGCGGTGGACCGAAAGATACCACACCACCAGAAATTATCAAAGCTTTTCCTGAAAATAAGTCAGTTAACTTTTCAGACAATAAAATTGTCCTTCATTTCAATGAGTTCGTTGAGCTCAATACACCGCAAACAAACATTTCGGTCTCTCCGTATTCCATTATAAAGCCAAAAACGAATGTGATAGGAAAAAAGGTGGTTTTAAACTTTGAAGAAGGGCTCAAGCAGAATACAACCTACACCATAGATTTTAACAATGCCATTAAGGATTTTAATGAAGGCAACTTAATTTCAAATTATAGATTAACATTTAGTACAGGACCCAGATTGGATTCGGGAAAACTATTGGTAACTGTAAACGATGCTAAGACAGGCCTGTCTAGTGATATGACCAAGGTATGTTTAGTGAAAAACAAATCTGATTTTTTTGGTAAAAATTATAAATATGTTGCCAATGCGTCAAATGGCTTGTCAGATTTTTACAGTTTAACTCAAGAGCCATTTTATGTATATGCTTTTGTGGATTCTAACATGAATATGACTTGGGAAAAAACAGAGGCCATAGGATTTTTAAATGAACCCCACAAGGCGGGAACAAACCATAAAATCAAGCTTTTTCAGCAAAACCAAAAGAAAACGAATTTCTTTGTAACTCCTATTAGCACAACCGAATACGATATTACAGCAAGTGAAGATATTTTTTTTCCGCAGCTGTTAGATTTAGAAAACGAATTGATAAAACTAAGCCCCCGTCATTTTAAGTTAATTGTAAAAACGAGTGTTTCCGCACAATCGCTTAGGATAAGACACGGATTAGACAAATATGAAACTTTAGAATTAGCGGCAAATAAACCCAGTAAATATATTGAAAAATTATCAAAAATTGAATCTCGAAGCACGGAGCTAGTTCCAGCGGACACCGTAAAAATTCACTTTAATGCACTTATTACCAAAATAGATACCACAAGAATCAAACTAAAATCAAAAGCATTGAATAATAAATCGCAATTTTCTATACACAAAAACAAACTTTTAATCTTAGGATTAGATTTAGGTCAAGAATATCAATTAATAATAGATAGCCAAGCGATATATTCTTCCGCTCGATATAATTTACCTCTAACCCAAACAATAACAACCTTTCCGAAGGAAAAATATTATAAAGAATTAACCATAACCCTAGATCCGAATCTAGCTTCAAATAAAAAAGCTAAATTGTTTCAGATTATTGATAATGAATGGATACCGATAGCAAAAGAAGCGAAACTGAAACTTAACAATGTATATGGAGATGAATTGAAGTTCGATATTCTTATAGACATGAACAACGATGGACTATGGACCACAGGAGACATAGAAAAGGATATACAACCAGAACAGTTGTACCGAGAAACCATTAAGTTGGAACCCAAAAAAACAGATTATTTGCTAAAAATTACAAGCCCTTAA
- a CDS encoding gamma carbonic anhydrase family protein produces MSAIILPVQGKSPNIPKSCFIAPNCTIVGEVEMGEECSVWFNAIVRGDVHYIKMGHKVNVQDGAVIHCTYQKCPTNIGNNVSIGHRAIVHGCTIHDNVLIGMGAIVMDNAIVESNSIVGAGSVVTEGTHIKSGEVWAGVPARKIKDINEELQKDTLERISNNYVMYSSWFKKN; encoded by the coding sequence ATGTCCGCTATTATCTTGCCTGTCCAAGGAAAATCGCCAAATATTCCGAAATCGTGCTTTATAGCACCCAATTGTACTATAGTGGGCGAGGTGGAAATGGGAGAAGAATGCAGCGTATGGTTTAATGCAATCGTGCGTGGCGATGTGCATTATATCAAAATGGGTCATAAAGTCAATGTACAGGATGGAGCCGTCATTCACTGCACCTATCAAAAATGCCCCACAAACATCGGCAATAATGTATCGATAGGCCATAGAGCTATAGTCCATGGGTGTACCATTCACGATAATGTCTTAATTGGGATGGGGGCTATTGTAATGGATAACGCAATTGTTGAGTCTAATTCTATCGTTGGTGCAGGATCAGTCGTTACCGAAGGTACTCATATAAAATCTGGCGAAGTGTGGGCGGGTGTTCCGGCAAGAAAAATTAAAGATATCAACGAAGAATTACAAAAAGATACTCTAGAAAGAATTTCGAATAATTATGTCATGTACAGCTCTTGGTTTAAAAAAAATTAG
- the idi gene encoding isopentenyl-diphosphate Delta-isomerase: MEESVVLVNEENEVMGLMPKIEAHEKGMLHRAISILLYNSQGEMLIQQRAKTKYHWPLIWSNAVCSHPRENESFQEAAERRLKEELNIRCSLEEIYRFVYKAQDEQTGLIEHEYDVVYKGIYDGDVPFNPDEIESIRWIALDSLSQEIENEPEKFSFWFKEILKKFE, translated from the coding sequence ATGGAAGAAAGCGTAGTTTTGGTTAATGAGGAAAATGAAGTTATGGGATTGATGCCCAAAATAGAAGCACATGAAAAAGGTATGCTTCATAGGGCTATTAGTATTCTTTTATACAATTCCCAGGGCGAAATGCTGATTCAACAGCGAGCTAAGACTAAATATCATTGGCCTCTGATCTGGTCCAATGCGGTATGTTCACATCCACGAGAAAATGAAAGTTTTCAGGAAGCCGCCGAGAGAAGATTAAAGGAAGAGCTAAACATAAGATGTTCATTAGAAGAAATATATCGCTTTGTATATAAAGCACAAGATGAACAAACAGGTCTTATCGAACATGAATACGATGTAGTATATAAAGGTATCTATGATGGAGATGTTCCATTCAACCCCGATGAGATTGAATCTATTAGATGGATAGCTTTAGACAGTTTGTCCCAAGAGATTGAAAATGAGCCAGAAAAGTTTAGTTTTTGGTTTAAAGAGATATTGAAAAAATTTGAATAA
- a CDS encoding DUF2029 domain-containing protein gives MNNKTAFFINNERRISISIAITLAVIGALTAKNYQNNFKIFQGAYFHFIEMLPLHNAYPEEYFDFLLYGPAFSLIVAPFSQIYFHVDKVLWVVFNGLLYIYAMDKIFDNKKGFYYSWIFICFQDIYISGLSFEITNAMVGIIVLSFIFIERHRFFHSGSIAGFFSTIKLFPVVTLLFFSQKPEKKFIFGFVFGLFLAVFLPAIFSNLDYTLNSYYEWFKALQLKDSLNCQSNSMIDYSLPGLFRKNLNYINFSTWLFLLFGIFSLFPLFVKNWYFKNLKYELLVLGILSCFIFNSSSESPTIIISSTAVALWWNLIEKKKTVMSYLFLVCYMLFTAIPSITGYPEEFKQEILHARGFRALMPVLLWFYVLAQSYRKQKIFGKSIPQLVNT, from the coding sequence TTGAATAACAAAACAGCGTTTTTTATAAATAATGAAAGAAGAATTAGCATTTCCATAGCTATAACCTTGGCTGTTATTGGAGCCCTTACGGCAAAAAATTATCAAAACAACTTTAAAATTTTTCAGGGAGCCTATTTTCATTTCATAGAAATGCTTCCATTACACAATGCTTATCCTGAGGAATATTTTGATTTTTTATTGTATGGACCTGCATTTTCTCTCATAGTCGCTCCTTTTTCTCAGATTTATTTTCATGTCGATAAAGTTTTGTGGGTGGTTTTTAATGGTCTTTTGTATATCTATGCTATGGATAAGATCTTCGATAATAAAAAGGGATTTTATTATTCGTGGATATTTATTTGCTTCCAGGACATATACATTTCGGGGTTATCTTTTGAAATCACAAATGCCATGGTGGGTATTATTGTTTTGTCATTTATATTCATAGAGCGGCACCGATTTTTTCATTCCGGGTCTATAGCGGGTTTTTTCTCTACAATAAAACTTTTTCCAGTAGTAACCCTTTTGTTTTTTTCTCAAAAGCCTGAAAAGAAGTTTATTTTTGGCTTTGTTTTTGGTTTGTTTTTAGCAGTTTTTTTGCCTGCGATTTTCTCAAATCTTGATTATACTTTAAACTCTTATTATGAATGGTTTAAGGCACTTCAGCTAAAAGATTCATTGAACTGCCAGTCGAATTCTATGATAGATTATTCCTTGCCAGGATTGTTTAGAAAAAACTTGAACTATATAAATTTTTCAACATGGCTTTTTTTACTTTTTGGAATCTTCTCATTATTCCCACTCTTTGTTAAAAACTGGTATTTTAAAAACCTAAAATATGAATTGTTGGTTCTTGGGATCTTGTCTTGTTTCATTTTTAATAGTAGTTCAGAATCGCCTACAATTATAATTTCGTCAACGGCTGTGGCCCTGTGGTGGAATTTAATAGAAAAGAAAAAAACGGTTATGAGCTATTTATTTTTAGTATGCTACATGCTTTTTACTGCTATTCCTTCCATAACAGGTTATCCTGAAGAGTTTAAACAGGAAATACTTCACGCTAGGGGATTTCGAGCTCTAATGCCCGTTCTTTTGTGGTTTTATGTTTTAGCGCAATCATATAGAAAGCAGAAAATTTTCGGCAAATCAATACCTCAACTAGTCAACACCTAG